The sequence CTCACGTCGAGCGAACCCGGCTCGAGCTTCGCGACCGGCAGCTCGACCGCGCGGTCGTTCCCCTCGCGCGCGAGCCGGTCCACGTGCGGCCCCCCGGGATACGGGAGCCCCAGGAGCTTGCCCACCTTGTCGAACGCCTCTCCCGCCGCGTCGTCCCGCGTGGAGCCGAGCCTCCGCGCGGAGCCGGGCTTCGTGACGTGATAGATCTCGGTGTGCCCCCCGGACGCGATCATCCCGAGGAAGGGATATGGAAGCTCGTTCTCGATCCCCGCCGACACCAGGTGCGCCTCGACGTGATTGACGCCGACGAACGGAATCCCGCGCGCGAGCGCGAGCCCCTTCCCGAACTCGATTCCCACCAGCAGCGATCCGACGAGCCCCGGTCCCAGCGTCGCCGCCACCGCGTCGATCTGGTCGAGCGTGAGCCCGGCACGGTCCAGCGCCTGCTGGACGACCCGAGGAAGGAGCGTGATGTGCGCGCGCGAGGCGTACTCCGGCACCACGCCGCCATAGACGACGTGCACCTCCTGCGACTCCACGACATGCGCGAGGAGCCGCCCGTCCTCGACGATCCCCGCCCCCGTGTCGTCACATGATGTTTCGAGTCCCAGTACACGCATACGCAAACGGAAGTTTACGGCTTGAGGTCGGACGAAGGGTCAGATGTTTCGCGCGGAGTCAGCGCCGGAGCTTTCGCGTGGAGTCAGCGCCGGGCTTTCGCGGGGAATCAGCGCCGGGCTTTCGCGGGGGGTCAGCGCCGGGCCTGACACGTGCGGTCTGAACTTGCCCCGGGGCAAGTTGAT is a genomic window of Candidatus Eisenbacteria bacterium containing:
- the tsaD gene encoding tRNA (adenosine(37)-N6)-threonylcarbamoyltransferase complex transferase subunit TsaD, which translates into the protein MRVLGLETSCDDTGAGIVEDGRLLAHVVESQEVHVVYGGVVPEYASRAHITLLPRVVQQALDRAGLTLDQIDAVAATLGPGLVGSLLVGIEFGKGLALARGIPFVGVNHVEAHLVSAGIENELPYPFLGMIASGGHTEIYHVTKPGSARRLGSTRDDAAGEAFDKVGKLLGLPYPGGPHVDRLAREGNDRAVELPVAKLEPGSLDVSMSGLKTAVKLLVDREPKPIPDPRARDIAASAERAIVTALIERLEQALDRHSSRALTVAGGCACNTRLRAEAARIAAARGIPALFPSPPLCRDNGAMIAYAGWLLLGRGESTPLTSTAIPNLDAFASAQA